One window from the genome of Nicotiana sylvestris chromosome 9, ASM39365v2, whole genome shotgun sequence encodes:
- the LOC104250199 gene encoding uncharacterized protein — translation MLPAMETFRDEGVHGEEDPFRSYFVGVEDACGMVGLVVPMKSSSEASLSLRLTNQFPSSSVDHGCKRSIIISVLEDARVLSALVGVANYLRRFVTEEDQDKMYVVESTCLFNEAQQALNRVSVLHHKTFLRFREELGWYVAEVWGLTKENDAFKLLSEQRKGEAKGFRVELEMA, via the exons ATGCTTCCGGCGATGGAGACTTTCCGCGATGAAGGAGTCCATGGAGAAGAGGACCCTTTCCGTAGCTATTTTGTTGGAGTGGAAGATGCCTGCGGTATGGTTGGCTTGGTGGTACCTATGAAGAGCTCGAGTGAGGCTTCCTTGAGCCTTAGACTGACTAATCAGTTTCCATCCTCCAGTGTCGATCACGGTTGTAAACGGTCAATTATCATCTCAGTCCTAGAGGATGCTCGAGTCCTTTCTGCCCTCGTAGGGGTGGCCAACTATCTCCGACGCTTTGTGACCGAAGAGGACCAGGACAAGATGTATGTGGTGGAATCAACCTGTCTTTTTAACGAAGCTCAACAGGCTCTAAACCGG GTTTCGGTGCTTCATCACAAAACCTTTCTTCGATTTCGAGAGGAGTTGGGCTGGTATGTGGCCGAGGTCTGGGGGCTTACTAAGGAAAATGATGCCTTCAAACTCCTTAGTGAGCAAAGAAAAGGGGAGGCTAAAGGCTTCCGTGTTGAGCTAGAAATGGCTTAG
- the LOC104250198 gene encoding AAA-ATPase At3g50940-like, with amino-acid sequence MNLSEMSSPASLFSACISVSASIMLFQTMLNQVLPQEVKNYILKKINSYFRPFSSTITLIIEERDGVASNEVYNAAEIYLCNKIIDPDIQYFKISKCSNDPNIRVKFAKFGKIVDFFQGIELIWRFISEDGKNIPDVDSDNNNILVSHEKRYFELSFNKKHKYEVLNFYVPFLLKEARIIRDEKKVVKLYTLASSSYSSIFSWDFINLEHPSTFDTLAMDLELKKAIIEDLDRFFKRKDYYKKVGKAWKRGYLLYGPPGTGKSSLIAAMANYLKFDVYDLELSCVKRDSDLRSLLLRTTNRSILVVEDIDCSIELIERTANHGIPSDFFPRRDQKITLAGLLNFIDGLWSSCGDERIIIFTTNNKEKLDPALLRPGRMDMHIHMSYLTTQGFKVLAENYLQVQYDHNHWWFREVQDLIEEVQVTPAEVAEELMKSDDVEVSLGRLARFLKRKMIKNEEKGIEIQKRKKMKSCDHNTMNSNGKLTERELWSNGKIVHV; translated from the exons ATGAATTTATCGGAAATGTCTTCACCGGCGTCATTGTTTTCGGCTTGTATCTCAGTGTCTGCTTCAATTATGTTGTTTCAAACTATGTTGAATCAAGTTCTTCCGCAGGAGGTCAAGAACTATATTTTGAAGAAGATTAATAGTTATTTTAGGCCTTTTTCCTCCACTATCACTCTAATTATTGAAGAAAGGGATGGTGTGGCTAGTAACGAAGTCTATAACGCTGCAGAAATCTATTTGTGCAACAAGATTATCGATCCAGATATTCAGTATTTCAAAATTAGCAAGTGTTCCAACGACCCAAATATACGTGTCAAATTTGCCAAGTTTGGGAAAATTGTTGATTTTTTTCAAGGAATTGAACTCATATGGAGGTTTATTTCTGAAGATGGTAAAAATATTCCAGATGTAGATTCAGATAATAATAACATATTAGTTTCTCATGAGAAACGTTATTTTGAGCTGAGTTTTAATAAGAAGCACAAATATGAAGTCTTGAATTTTTACGTGCCATTTTTATTAAAAGAAGCAAGAATCATAAGAGATGAGAAGAAAGTTGTTAAGTTATATACTTTAGCAAGTTCTTCATATTCATCaatattttcttgggattttataaATCTTGAACACCCTTCAACATTTGACACGTTAGCTATGGATTTAGAACTAAAGAAGGCTATAATTGAAGATCTTGATAGGttttttaaaaggaaagattattaCAAGAAAGTTGGAAAAGCTTGGAAAAGAGGGTATTTATTGTATGGACCTCCTGGTACTGGAAAATCAAGTTTAATTGCAGCAATGGCTAATTATTTGAAGTTTGATGTTTATGATTTAGAACTCTCTTGTGTAAAGAGAGACTCGGATTTGAGAAGCTTGTTGCTAAGGACTACAAATAGGTCTATTCTTGTCGTTGAAGATATAGATTGCAGCATTGAATTGATAGAAAGGACTGCAAATCATGGAATTCCTTCAGATTTCTTTCCCCGACGAGATCAAAAG ATTACACTTGCTGGGCTACTAAATTTCATAGATGGACTATGGTCAAGTTGTGGGGATGAAAGAATAATAATATTCACTACCAACAACAAAGAAAAACTTGATCCAGCTCTATTAAGGCCAGGACGTATGGACATGCACATTCATATGTCTTATCTAACAACTCAAGGATTTAAAGTCTTAGCAGAGAATTATTTGCAAGTACAATATGATCATAATCATTGGTGGTTTAGAGAAGTACAAGATTTGATTGAAGAAGTACAAGTTACTCCTGCAGAAGTTGCTGAAGAACTCATGAAAAGTGATGATGTTGAAGTTTCCCTTGGAAGACTTGCTAGGTTTCTAAAAAGAAAGATGATTAAGAATGAGGAAAAAGGGATAGAAATACAGAAGAGAAAGAAGATGAAAAGTTGTGATCACAATACAATGAATTCAAATGGAAAGCTTACAGAAAGGGAGCTTTGGAGTAATGGTAAAATTGTCCATGTGTAA